The following are encoded together in the Primulina tabacum isolate GXHZ01 chromosome 18, ASM2559414v2, whole genome shotgun sequence genome:
- the LOC142533190 gene encoding transcription factor bHLH49-like isoform X1: MNTSCKDNNHEQEKMIEDPVNYHAPNVLSDWQINGNNLPNASVGMTRLGNSMVESSACSTTFMPDSFCPPVWDHPINGQSLGYCDTSIQNQASSSSGLGPVRAGMNWTQIGMLRGSIFLPAVPGMVPPSLPHFPTDPAFIERAARFSFFSGGNFTEMMNPFSTSDHSNPYSRGFGPIQMPNDVVDTTGVLEQALEPGERSVEGSSLKNEIKSQSFRLSYDEAKHGVDVSANESDEAEFSSRGAQEELAEADEDSCGSGLGSNKRKRTPQDTELNEIVGAPLPPIELLKDQAEIKLKGDQNPDSTSKPGGKHCKQGSQGSDLPKDGYIHVRARRGQATNSHSLAERVRREKISERMKFLQDLVPGCSKQVTGKALMLDEIINYVQSLQRQVEFLSMKLATVHPQADFNIEALLAKDILQPRAGMPSSPALPLDMTMPFPQLHSPQPGLIQASLPCSETLRRPINLQSVALAQVPGVWDGELHNIIHMGFNTSGPLNSQVFSAFAGSLPTGHLKTEP; encoded by the exons ATGAACACTTCTTGTAAGGACAATAATCATGAGCAAGAGAAGATGATCGAGGATCCTGTAAACTATCATGCACCAAATGTACTCTCAGATTGGCAAATAAATGGGAACAATTTACCTAATGCATCTGTAGGAATGACTCGATTAGGAAATTCTATGGTGGAGTCTTCTGCTTGTTCCACCACCTTTATGCCAGATTCTTTTTGCCCTCCGGTTTGGGATCATCCTATCAATGGACAGAGTTTAGGCTATTGCGATACGAGTATCCAAAATCAGGCTAGCAGTTCGAGCGGACTTGGTCCAGTTCGAGCAGGTATGAATTGGACGCAGATTGGAATGTTAAGAGGGAGTATCTTTTTACCAGCTGTTCCTGGAATGGTTCCTCCAAGCTTGCCTCATTTCCCGACTGATCCGGCTTTTATTGAGCGCGCAGCGAGGTTTTCGTTCTTCAGTGGAGGGAACTTTACTGAAATGATGAACCCCTTTAGCACTTCAGACCATTCGAATCCGTATTCTCGTGGATTTGGACCAATTCAGATGCCAAATGATGTAGTGGACACGACAGGAGTTCTGGAACAGGCTTTGGAACCTGGGGAGCGTTCTGTTGAAGGGTCTTCTCTCAAGAATGAGATAAAAAGCCAGAGTTTTCGTCTGTCTTACGATGAAGCAAAACATGGAGTTGATGTGTCCGCTAACGAGTCTGATGAGGCTGAATTCAGCAGCCGGGGTGCACAAGAGGAGTTAGCTGAAGCAGATGAGGATTCCTGTGGTTCTGGGCTTGGATCGAACAAGAGAAAAAGAACTCCTCAG GATACCGAACTTAATGAAATTGTTGGAGCCCCACTGCCACCTATTGAACTGTTAAAGGACCAAGCTGAAATCAAATTAAAAGGTGATCAGAACCCCGATTCCACCAGTAAACCCGGTGGCAAACACTGCAAGCAGGGCTCCCAAGGATCGGATCTGCCCAAGGATGGATACATACACGTCAGAGCACGAAGAGGACAAGCAACAAATAGCCACAGTCTCGCTGAAAGG GTTAGGAgggagaagattagtgaaaggATGAAATTCCTTCAGGATCTCGTGCCTGGTTGCAGCAAG CAGGTCACTGGAAAAGCGCTCATGCTCGATGAAATCATCAACTATGTGCAATCACTTCAACGACAAGTTGAG TTCCTGTCAATGAAGCTTGCAACAGTACATCCACAGGCAGACTTCAATATTGAAGCTCTGCTGGCTAAAGAT ATCCTACAACCTAGAGCTGGTATGCCATCTTCGCCGGCACTTCCACTTGATATGACCATGCCTTTTCCTCAACTGCATTCACCGCAGCCTGGACTAATCCAAGCAAGTCTTCCTTGTTCAGAAACACTTAGAAGACCCATTAATTTACAATCAGTCGCATTGGCTCAG GTACCCGGTGTTTGGGATGGGGAACTTCACAATATCATTCATATGGGCTTTAACACGAGTGGTCCTCTAAACAGCCAAGTTTTCAGCG CTTTTGCAGGTTCTCTACCAACAGGACACTTGAAAACCGAACCTTGA
- the LOC142533190 gene encoding transcription factor bHLH49-like isoform X3, whose protein sequence is MNTSCKDNNHEQEKMIEDPVNYHAPNVLSDWQINGNNLPNASVGMTRLGNSMVESSACSTTFMPDSFCPPVWDHPINGQSLGYCDTSIQNQASSSSGLGPVRAGMNWTQIGMLRGSIFLPAVPGMVPPSLPHFPTDPAFIERAARFSFFSGGNFTEMMNPFSTSDHSNPYSRGFGPIQMPNDVVDTTGVLEQALEPGERSVEGSSLKNEIKSQSFRLSYDEAKHGVDVSANESDEAEFSSRGAQEELAEADEDSCGSGLGSNKRKRTPQDTELNEIVGAPLPPIELLKDQAEIKLKGDQNPDSTSKPGGKHCKQGSQGSDLPKDGYIHVRARRGQATNSHSLAERVRREKISERMKFLQDLVPGCSKQVTGKALMLDEIINYVQSLQRQVEFLSMKLATVHPQADFNIEALLAKDILQPRAGMPSSPALPLDMTMPFPQLHSPQPGLIQASLPCSETLRRPINLQSVALAQVPGVWDGELHNIIHMGFNTSGPLNSQVFSGSLPTGHLKTEP, encoded by the exons ATGAACACTTCTTGTAAGGACAATAATCATGAGCAAGAGAAGATGATCGAGGATCCTGTAAACTATCATGCACCAAATGTACTCTCAGATTGGCAAATAAATGGGAACAATTTACCTAATGCATCTGTAGGAATGACTCGATTAGGAAATTCTATGGTGGAGTCTTCTGCTTGTTCCACCACCTTTATGCCAGATTCTTTTTGCCCTCCGGTTTGGGATCATCCTATCAATGGACAGAGTTTAGGCTATTGCGATACGAGTATCCAAAATCAGGCTAGCAGTTCGAGCGGACTTGGTCCAGTTCGAGCAGGTATGAATTGGACGCAGATTGGAATGTTAAGAGGGAGTATCTTTTTACCAGCTGTTCCTGGAATGGTTCCTCCAAGCTTGCCTCATTTCCCGACTGATCCGGCTTTTATTGAGCGCGCAGCGAGGTTTTCGTTCTTCAGTGGAGGGAACTTTACTGAAATGATGAACCCCTTTAGCACTTCAGACCATTCGAATCCGTATTCTCGTGGATTTGGACCAATTCAGATGCCAAATGATGTAGTGGACACGACAGGAGTTCTGGAACAGGCTTTGGAACCTGGGGAGCGTTCTGTTGAAGGGTCTTCTCTCAAGAATGAGATAAAAAGCCAGAGTTTTCGTCTGTCTTACGATGAAGCAAAACATGGAGTTGATGTGTCCGCTAACGAGTCTGATGAGGCTGAATTCAGCAGCCGGGGTGCACAAGAGGAGTTAGCTGAAGCAGATGAGGATTCCTGTGGTTCTGGGCTTGGATCGAACAAGAGAAAAAGAACTCCTCAG GATACCGAACTTAATGAAATTGTTGGAGCCCCACTGCCACCTATTGAACTGTTAAAGGACCAAGCTGAAATCAAATTAAAAGGTGATCAGAACCCCGATTCCACCAGTAAACCCGGTGGCAAACACTGCAAGCAGGGCTCCCAAGGATCGGATCTGCCCAAGGATGGATACATACACGTCAGAGCACGAAGAGGACAAGCAACAAATAGCCACAGTCTCGCTGAAAGG GTTAGGAgggagaagattagtgaaaggATGAAATTCCTTCAGGATCTCGTGCCTGGTTGCAGCAAG CAGGTCACTGGAAAAGCGCTCATGCTCGATGAAATCATCAACTATGTGCAATCACTTCAACGACAAGTTGAG TTCCTGTCAATGAAGCTTGCAACAGTACATCCACAGGCAGACTTCAATATTGAAGCTCTGCTGGCTAAAGAT ATCCTACAACCTAGAGCTGGTATGCCATCTTCGCCGGCACTTCCACTTGATATGACCATGCCTTTTCCTCAACTGCATTCACCGCAGCCTGGACTAATCCAAGCAAGTCTTCCTTGTTCAGAAACACTTAGAAGACCCATTAATTTACAATCAGTCGCATTGGCTCAG GTACCCGGTGTTTGGGATGGGGAACTTCACAATATCATTCATATGGGCTTTAACACGAGTGGTCCTCTAAACAGCCAAGTTTTCAGCG GTTCTCTACCAACAGGACACTTGAAAACCGAACCTTGA
- the LOC142533190 gene encoding transcription factor bHLH49-like isoform X2, with product MNTSCKDNNHEQEKMIEDPVNYHAPNVLSDWQINGNNLPNASVGMTRLGNSMVESSACSTTFMPDSFCPPVWDHPINGQSLGYCDTSIQNQASSSSGLGPVRAGMNWTQIGMLRGSIFLPAVPGMVPPSLPHFPTDPAFIERAARFSFFSGGNFTEMMNPFSTSDHSNPYSRGFGPIQMPNDVVDTTGVLEQALEPGERSVEGSSLKNEIKSQSFRLSYDEAKHGVDVSANESDEAEFSSRGAQEELAEADEDSCGSGLGSNKRKRTPQDTELNEIVGAPLPPIELLKDQAEIKLKGDQNPDSTSKPGGKHCKQGSQGSDLPKDGYIHVRARRGQATNSHSLAERVRREKISERMKFLQDLVPGCSKVTGKALMLDEIINYVQSLQRQVEFLSMKLATVHPQADFNIEALLAKDILQPRAGMPSSPALPLDMTMPFPQLHSPQPGLIQASLPCSETLRRPINLQSVALAQVPGVWDGELHNIIHMGFNTSGPLNSQVFSAFAGSLPTGHLKTEP from the exons ATGAACACTTCTTGTAAGGACAATAATCATGAGCAAGAGAAGATGATCGAGGATCCTGTAAACTATCATGCACCAAATGTACTCTCAGATTGGCAAATAAATGGGAACAATTTACCTAATGCATCTGTAGGAATGACTCGATTAGGAAATTCTATGGTGGAGTCTTCTGCTTGTTCCACCACCTTTATGCCAGATTCTTTTTGCCCTCCGGTTTGGGATCATCCTATCAATGGACAGAGTTTAGGCTATTGCGATACGAGTATCCAAAATCAGGCTAGCAGTTCGAGCGGACTTGGTCCAGTTCGAGCAGGTATGAATTGGACGCAGATTGGAATGTTAAGAGGGAGTATCTTTTTACCAGCTGTTCCTGGAATGGTTCCTCCAAGCTTGCCTCATTTCCCGACTGATCCGGCTTTTATTGAGCGCGCAGCGAGGTTTTCGTTCTTCAGTGGAGGGAACTTTACTGAAATGATGAACCCCTTTAGCACTTCAGACCATTCGAATCCGTATTCTCGTGGATTTGGACCAATTCAGATGCCAAATGATGTAGTGGACACGACAGGAGTTCTGGAACAGGCTTTGGAACCTGGGGAGCGTTCTGTTGAAGGGTCTTCTCTCAAGAATGAGATAAAAAGCCAGAGTTTTCGTCTGTCTTACGATGAAGCAAAACATGGAGTTGATGTGTCCGCTAACGAGTCTGATGAGGCTGAATTCAGCAGCCGGGGTGCACAAGAGGAGTTAGCTGAAGCAGATGAGGATTCCTGTGGTTCTGGGCTTGGATCGAACAAGAGAAAAAGAACTCCTCAG GATACCGAACTTAATGAAATTGTTGGAGCCCCACTGCCACCTATTGAACTGTTAAAGGACCAAGCTGAAATCAAATTAAAAGGTGATCAGAACCCCGATTCCACCAGTAAACCCGGTGGCAAACACTGCAAGCAGGGCTCCCAAGGATCGGATCTGCCCAAGGATGGATACATACACGTCAGAGCACGAAGAGGACAAGCAACAAATAGCCACAGTCTCGCTGAAAGG GTTAGGAgggagaagattagtgaaaggATGAAATTCCTTCAGGATCTCGTGCCTGGTTGCAGCAAG GTCACTGGAAAAGCGCTCATGCTCGATGAAATCATCAACTATGTGCAATCACTTCAACGACAAGTTGAG TTCCTGTCAATGAAGCTTGCAACAGTACATCCACAGGCAGACTTCAATATTGAAGCTCTGCTGGCTAAAGAT ATCCTACAACCTAGAGCTGGTATGCCATCTTCGCCGGCACTTCCACTTGATATGACCATGCCTTTTCCTCAACTGCATTCACCGCAGCCTGGACTAATCCAAGCAAGTCTTCCTTGTTCAGAAACACTTAGAAGACCCATTAATTTACAATCAGTCGCATTGGCTCAG GTACCCGGTGTTTGGGATGGGGAACTTCACAATATCATTCATATGGGCTTTAACACGAGTGGTCCTCTAAACAGCCAAGTTTTCAGCG CTTTTGCAGGTTCTCTACCAACAGGACACTTGAAAACCGAACCTTGA
- the LOC142533190 gene encoding transcription factor bHLH49-like isoform X4, which translates to MNTSCKDNNHEQEKMIEDPVNYHAPNVLSDWQINGNNLPNASVGMTRLGNSMVESSACSTTFMPDSFCPPVWDHPINGQSLGYCDTSIQNQASSSSGLGPVRAGMNWTQIGMLRGSIFLPAVPGMVPPSLPHFPTDPAFIERAARFSFFSGGNFTEMMNPFSTSDHSNPYSRGFGPIQMPNDVVDTTGVLEQALEPGERSVEGSSLKNEIKSQSFRLSYDEAKHGVDVSANESDEAEFSSRGAQEELAEADEDSCGSGLGSNKRKRTPQDTELNEIVGAPLPPIELLKDQAEIKLKGDQNPDSTSKPGGKHCKQGSQGSDLPKDGYIHVRARRGQATNSHSLAERVRREKISERMKFLQDLVPGCSKVTGKALMLDEIINYVQSLQRQVEFLSMKLATVHPQADFNIEALLAKDILQPRAGMPSSPALPLDMTMPFPQLHSPQPGLIQASLPCSETLRRPINLQSVALAQVPGVWDGELHNIIHMGFNTSGPLNSQVFSGSLPTGHLKTEP; encoded by the exons ATGAACACTTCTTGTAAGGACAATAATCATGAGCAAGAGAAGATGATCGAGGATCCTGTAAACTATCATGCACCAAATGTACTCTCAGATTGGCAAATAAATGGGAACAATTTACCTAATGCATCTGTAGGAATGACTCGATTAGGAAATTCTATGGTGGAGTCTTCTGCTTGTTCCACCACCTTTATGCCAGATTCTTTTTGCCCTCCGGTTTGGGATCATCCTATCAATGGACAGAGTTTAGGCTATTGCGATACGAGTATCCAAAATCAGGCTAGCAGTTCGAGCGGACTTGGTCCAGTTCGAGCAGGTATGAATTGGACGCAGATTGGAATGTTAAGAGGGAGTATCTTTTTACCAGCTGTTCCTGGAATGGTTCCTCCAAGCTTGCCTCATTTCCCGACTGATCCGGCTTTTATTGAGCGCGCAGCGAGGTTTTCGTTCTTCAGTGGAGGGAACTTTACTGAAATGATGAACCCCTTTAGCACTTCAGACCATTCGAATCCGTATTCTCGTGGATTTGGACCAATTCAGATGCCAAATGATGTAGTGGACACGACAGGAGTTCTGGAACAGGCTTTGGAACCTGGGGAGCGTTCTGTTGAAGGGTCTTCTCTCAAGAATGAGATAAAAAGCCAGAGTTTTCGTCTGTCTTACGATGAAGCAAAACATGGAGTTGATGTGTCCGCTAACGAGTCTGATGAGGCTGAATTCAGCAGCCGGGGTGCACAAGAGGAGTTAGCTGAAGCAGATGAGGATTCCTGTGGTTCTGGGCTTGGATCGAACAAGAGAAAAAGAACTCCTCAG GATACCGAACTTAATGAAATTGTTGGAGCCCCACTGCCACCTATTGAACTGTTAAAGGACCAAGCTGAAATCAAATTAAAAGGTGATCAGAACCCCGATTCCACCAGTAAACCCGGTGGCAAACACTGCAAGCAGGGCTCCCAAGGATCGGATCTGCCCAAGGATGGATACATACACGTCAGAGCACGAAGAGGACAAGCAACAAATAGCCACAGTCTCGCTGAAAGG GTTAGGAgggagaagattagtgaaaggATGAAATTCCTTCAGGATCTCGTGCCTGGTTGCAGCAAG GTCACTGGAAAAGCGCTCATGCTCGATGAAATCATCAACTATGTGCAATCACTTCAACGACAAGTTGAG TTCCTGTCAATGAAGCTTGCAACAGTACATCCACAGGCAGACTTCAATATTGAAGCTCTGCTGGCTAAAGAT ATCCTACAACCTAGAGCTGGTATGCCATCTTCGCCGGCACTTCCACTTGATATGACCATGCCTTTTCCTCAACTGCATTCACCGCAGCCTGGACTAATCCAAGCAAGTCTTCCTTGTTCAGAAACACTTAGAAGACCCATTAATTTACAATCAGTCGCATTGGCTCAG GTACCCGGTGTTTGGGATGGGGAACTTCACAATATCATTCATATGGGCTTTAACACGAGTGGTCCTCTAAACAGCCAAGTTTTCAGCG GTTCTCTACCAACAGGACACTTGAAAACCGAACCTTGA